A genomic stretch from Deinococcus sp. YIM 134068 includes:
- a CDS encoding GNAT family N-acetyltransferase translates to MSEPPTVRVLTAEDAPAYREARLLALQSDPQAFITTAEEFAARTLEDVAARLSPTPTSCTFGAFLNGELVGLLTVARETRPALAHRANIYGVSVRVEARGQGCGDTLLQAGLAQARMWPGVTSIHLAVTETQTAARRLYERHGFRVWGTQPDAVRVGERVLTEHWLWLGLFSSSPLPASPTRGANEATEPRP, encoded by the coding sequence GTGTCTGAGCCGCCGACCGTCCGAGTCCTCACCGCCGAAGATGCGCCCGCCTACCGGGAAGCCCGGCTGCTCGCGTTGCAGAGCGATCCACAGGCGTTCATCACGACCGCCGAGGAGTTCGCGGCACGTACGCTGGAGGACGTGGCCGCGCGTCTCTCGCCCACGCCAACGTCCTGCACCTTCGGGGCGTTCCTGAACGGTGAACTCGTCGGCCTGCTCACCGTCGCCCGAGAGACCCGACCGGCACTTGCCCACCGCGCCAACATCTACGGCGTGTCGGTGAGGGTGGAGGCGCGTGGTCAGGGGTGCGGGGACACCCTCTTGCAGGCGGGGTTAGCCCAGGCCCGGATGTGGCCGGGCGTCACTTCCATCCATCTGGCCGTGACGGAGACCCAAACCGCCGCCCGACGCCTGTACGAGCGCCACGGCTTCCGGGTGTGGGGTACTCAGCCCGACGCCGTGCGAGTGGGAGAGCGGGTGCTGACGGAGCACTGGCTGTGGCTGGGGTTGTTCAGCTCCTCCCCCCTCCCAGCCTCCCCCACGAGGGGGGCGAACGAAGCGACCGAGCCGCGCCCCTGA
- a CDS encoding S66 family peptidase, whose product MTQSPHFIRPPRLHSGSRVAALSLSSGFVTEVMGRYRAGVRQVAETFGWEIVPAPNALRGPEFLYSNPQARADDLHWALQNPDIHAMVGIIGGDDSVRLLPFLDLNLIRSHPKALLGFSDATITLTQFLRAGVMAYHGPALLTDLAENGGMHPFVVDGVRRALVDEPRPFELSPAPEWTAGGPDWADESLQEVRRPFQPGDGWVWLQGEMPAEGHLMGGCLEVLDMLNGTPGWPSPDLWRGAVLALETSEDVPPPAQVGYWLRNYAAQGILAGAAGLMLARPRGYTPEMREDLYGWVRRVLAEAGRTDLPVVANVDFGHTSPQLTLPLGALARLDPAAGRVTVTP is encoded by the coding sequence GTGACCCAATCTCCCCACTTCATCCGCCCTCCTCGCCTCCACTCTGGCTCCCGTGTGGCGGCCCTGAGCCTGAGCAGCGGCTTCGTCACCGAGGTCATGGGGAGGTATCGCGCCGGGGTGCGTCAGGTCGCCGAGACCTTCGGGTGGGAAATCGTGCCCGCCCCGAACGCCCTGCGCGGCCCGGAATTCCTGTACAGCAACCCGCAGGCCCGCGCCGACGACCTTCACTGGGCGCTGCAAAACCCGGACATTCACGCAATGGTCGGCATCATCGGTGGGGACGACTCCGTGCGGCTGCTGCCCTTCCTGGACCTGAACCTCATCCGCTCTCACCCCAAAGCCCTCCTCGGCTTCAGCGACGCCACGATCACCCTGACACAATTCCTGCGGGCGGGCGTGATGGCCTACCACGGCCCCGCCCTCCTCACCGACCTCGCGGAGAACGGCGGGATGCACCCCTTCGTCGTGGACGGCGTGCGGCGGGCGCTGGTGGACGAGCCGCGCCCCTTCGAACTCTCGCCCGCGCCCGAGTGGACCGCAGGCGGACCCGATTGGGCCGATGAGAGCTTGCAGGAGGTCCGCCGCCCCTTCCAACCCGGCGACGGCTGGGTGTGGCTGCAAGGGGAAATGCCCGCCGAGGGGCACCTGATGGGCGGTTGCCTGGAAGTGCTCGACATGCTCAATGGGACGCCCGGCTGGCCCTCGCCCGACCTGTGGCGCGGCGCGGTGCTGGCATTGGAGACCTCGGAGGACGTGCCCCCGCCCGCGCAGGTGGGCTACTGGCTGCGGAACTACGCGGCACAGGGCATCCTCGCCGGGGCCGCCGGGCTGATGCTTGCCCGTCCGCGCGGCTACACGCCGGAGATGAGGGAGGACCTGTACGGCTGGGTGCGCCGTGTGCTGGCGGAAGCTGGACGCACGGACCTCCCCGTGGTGGCGAACGTGGACTTCGGGCACACCAGCCCGCAACTCACATTGCCCCTCGGCGCTCTGGCGCGGTTGGACCCGGCGGCGGGACGGGTGACGGTCACGCCCTGA
- a CDS encoding phosphoribosylanthranilate isomerase, translating into MPDPPTPHPPLTPRIKVCGTTSVRDAVLAAEAGADALGFIFAPVSRRRVSPTVAREAGLSAGPVVARVGVFLGQGLDEVLRTAEAARLSAVQLHGPLPDLYVREVARYYPVLRVLRPADLTTGTDASPRDLPPGVTPMLDAPEPGGGVPLDWAALAPIFPRGAWLAGGLGPENVAQAITVLRPAAVDAVSRLEASPGVKDPERVRAFVRAAKEA; encoded by the coding sequence ATGCCTGATCCCCCCACCCCCCACCCACCCCTCACCCCCCGAATCAAGGTCTGCGGCACCACCTCCGTCCGTGACGCCGTGCTCGCCGCCGAGGCGGGGGCCGATGCACTCGGCTTCATCTTCGCCCCGGTCAGCAGGCGGCGCGTCTCGCCCACGGTGGCGCGCGAGGCCGGGCTGAGCGCCGGGCCGGTCGTGGCGCGGGTGGGCGTCTTTCTGGGGCAGGGGCTGGACGAGGTGCTGCGAACCGCCGAGGCCGCGCGCCTCAGCGCCGTGCAACTCCACGGCCCGCTTCCCGATCTTTACGTGCGCGAGGTCGCCCGCTATTATCCCGTGCTGCGCGTCCTGCGCCCCGCCGACCTGACGACGGGAACGGACGCCAGCCCACGGGACCTCCCCCCCGGCGTCACCCCTATGCTGGACGCCCCGGAACCGGGTGGGGGAGTGCCGCTGGACTGGGCGGCTCTCGCGCCCATCTTCCCGCGCGGTGCATGGCTCGCCGGGGGACTGGGGCCGGAGAACGTCGCCCAGGCGATCACGGTGCTGCGTCCCGCTGCGGTGGATGCCGTCAGCCGCCTGGAGGCCAGCCCCGGCGTCAAGGACCCCGAGCGTGTGCGCGCCTTCGTGCGGGCCGCGAAGGAAGCCTGA
- a CDS encoding MBL fold metallo-hydrolase, translated as MTRAREHGTARVWTLPTGPLQENAVLVAGKDGEGFLFDPGDEAGRVLAMVRGAGVTVRGILLTHAHFDHIGAVQPVREALGVPVWLHPADLPLYRMGRASAARWNLPFVQPEAPDHEIKQGQVFTAGDLTLAARELPGHAPGHVVFVGDGFVVAGDTLFQGGIGRTDLPGGNHPQLLAGIARELLSLPDETAVYSGHGPATTIGAERRTNPFLR; from the coding sequence ATGACGAGGGCGAGGGAACACGGCACGGCGCGGGTCTGGACACTCCCGACCGGGCCGCTTCAGGAGAACGCGGTGCTGGTGGCGGGAAAAGATGGTGAGGGCTTCCTCTTCGACCCCGGCGACGAGGCGGGGCGGGTGCTGGCAATGGTGCGGGGTGCGGGCGTGACGGTGCGGGGCATCCTGCTCACGCACGCGCACTTCGACCACATCGGGGCGGTACAGCCCGTGAGGGAGGCGCTGGGCGTGCCCGTGTGGCTCCACCCCGCCGACCTGCCGCTCTACCGGATGGGGCGGGCGTCGGCGGCGCGGTGGAATCTGCCCTTCGTCCAACCGGAAGCCCCCGACCACGAGATCAAGCAAGGGCAGGTCTTCACGGCGGGCGACCTCACTCTGGCGGCGCGGGAGTTGCCGGGGCACGCGCCGGGGCACGTCGTCTTCGTCGGGGACGGCTTCGTGGTGGCGGGCGACACGCTGTTTCAAGGTGGAATTGGACGGACGGACCTGCCGGGCGGGAACCATCCCCAACTCCTCGCGGGCATTGCGCGGGAACTGCTCTCGCTGCCGGACGAGACTGCCGTGTACTCCGGCCACGGTCCCGCCACGACCATTGGGGCCGAGCGCCGCACGAACCCCTTCCTGCGCTGA
- a CDS encoding EAL domain-containing protein, with product MLPEVHHLLERLGLSADAPPTAAEWGAFLAGLRSDSDPSRGAEDDLGWQRQIVEHSPNLIFTTDREGRILQGNRTFVSTFGAGMIGHPCVRLCLERERARLTGLFRRVLQGEVFGEVEVETCLPDGSARFILARLYPLRDGGGEIRGCVFASTDITRHHHELGALLARHRSLATILNAVPAPLVVFDRDRRYLFCNPAAIVNEEIRAGIIGKTDDDYCAERNFPPAIVENRRAQFAEAVRRRGPVSWEEHFPRPGGQGIHHLRSFSPVFAGTGDLELMIGYGMDVTERRRAQEELERLNDELEARVRERTAELEETSRRLQHDALHDALTGLPNRALFADRLEQALTRARAPHGPGFAVLFLDSDRFKTVNDSLGHPVGDALLVALARRLQAEVRPTDTVARLGGDEFTVLLEPLADPEDARRVAERIGEALRQPLEVAGHELTASVSIGIVAGHRDYESAAAVLRDADIAMYRAKAQGRAGYQTFTVEMRERAASLMQLERDLRKAVARGELRVFYQPIVGVDSGRTVGFEALIRWAHPTLGLLSPAEFIGVAEETGLILDLDRWVLREACTQVLAWQREVPGHPPLTLSVNFSGRHFAAPDVYTCVTRILEETGFDPQALKLEITESVLLRHSQGIADTLINIRRLGVQLHIDDFGTGYSSLGYLQSYPVDTLKIDRSFIDRMLESTESAELVRTIVAMAKNLGLRVVAEGIESPAQLEQLRTLRCDYGQGYLLSRPLAPETVLAFLRREGQGSEEGLVLTVREGT from the coding sequence GTGCTGCCGGAAGTCCACCACCTCCTCGAACGACTAGGTCTGAGCGCCGATGCCCCGCCCACGGCAGCGGAGTGGGGCGCGTTTCTGGCGGGCCTGCGTTCTGACAGCGACCCGTCGCGCGGAGCTGAGGACGATCTCGGGTGGCAACGGCAGATCGTCGAGCACTCCCCCAACCTCATCTTCACGACCGACCGGGAGGGCCGCATCCTGCAGGGGAACCGGACCTTTGTCTCCACCTTCGGGGCCGGGATGATAGGACACCCCTGCGTGCGGCTGTGCCTGGAACGGGAGCGGGCGCGGCTGACCGGACTCTTCCGGCGCGTGCTTCAGGGGGAGGTGTTCGGGGAGGTGGAGGTGGAAACCTGCCTGCCGGACGGCTCTGCGCGGTTCATCCTCGCGCGCCTGTACCCGCTGCGGGACGGCGGCGGCGAGATTCGGGGGTGCGTGTTCGCCAGCACCGACATCACCCGTCACCACCACGAGCTAGGGGCGCTGCTCGCCCGGCACCGCTCCCTCGCCACCATCCTGAACGCCGTGCCCGCGCCGCTCGTCGTGTTCGACCGCGACCGCCGCTACCTGTTTTGCAATCCCGCCGCCATCGTGAACGAGGAGATTCGCGCCGGAATCATCGGGAAGACCGACGACGACTACTGCGCCGAGCGGAACTTCCCGCCCGCCATCGTGGAAAACCGCCGAGCGCAGTTTGCGGAGGCGGTGCGGCGGCGCGGGCCGGTGTCGTGGGAGGAACACTTCCCCCGGCCCGGCGGCCAGGGAATTCACCACCTGCGCTCCTTCAGCCCGGTCTTCGCGGGGACGGGGGACCTCGAACTGATGATCGGCTACGGCATGGACGTGACCGAGCGGCGGCGGGCGCAGGAGGAGCTGGAGCGGCTCAACGACGAGCTGGAGGCGCGCGTCCGGGAGCGCACCGCCGAGCTGGAGGAGACGAGCCGCCGCCTGCAACACGACGCCCTCCACGACGCGCTGACCGGGCTGCCCAACCGGGCGCTGTTCGCCGACCGGCTGGAGCAGGCGCTGACGCGCGCCCGCGCGCCGCACGGGCCGGGCTTCGCGGTGCTGTTCCTCGACTCCGACCGCTTCAAGACGGTCAACGACTCGCTGGGGCACCCGGTCGGGGACGCGCTGCTCGTGGCGCTCGCCCGGCGGCTTCAGGCCGAGGTGCGTCCCACCGACACCGTGGCGCGGTTGGGCGGCGACGAGTTCACGGTGCTGCTCGAACCGCTGGCCGACCCGGAGGACGCCCGGCGGGTGGCCGAGCGCATCGGTGAGGCGCTGCGGCAGCCCCTGGAGGTGGCGGGCCACGAGCTGACGGCCTCGGTGAGCATCGGCATCGTGGCGGGGCACCGCGACTACGAGTCGGCGGCGGCGGTGCTGCGCGACGCGGACATCGCCATGTACCGCGCCAAAGCGCAGGGCCGGGCGGGCTACCAGACCTTCACGGTGGAGATGCGCGAGCGCGCCGCAAGCCTGATGCAACTGGAGCGCGACCTGCGAAAGGCCGTGGCGCGCGGCGAGCTGCGGGTGTTCTACCAGCCCATCGTGGGGGTGGACAGCGGGCGCACGGTGGGCTTCGAGGCCCTGATCCGCTGGGCACACCCCACCCTCGGCCTGCTCTCGCCCGCCGAATTCATCGGGGTGGCCGAGGAGACGGGCCTGATCCTCGACCTCGACCGCTGGGTGCTGCGCGAGGCCTGCACGCAGGTACTGGCGTGGCAGCGCGAGGTGCCGGGCCATCCCCCCCTCACCCTCAGCGTCAATTTCTCGGGGCGGCACTTCGCGGCCCCCGACGTCTATACCTGCGTCACCCGGATTCTGGAGGAGACGGGCTTCGACCCGCAGGCCCTCAAGCTGGAGATCACCGAGAGCGTGTTGCTGCGGCACTCGCAGGGCATCGCCGACACGCTCATCAACATCCGGCGGCTCGGCGTCCAACTGCACATCGACGACTTCGGCACGGGCTACTCCTCGCTGGGCTACCTCCAGTCCTACCCGGTGGACACCCTCAAGATCGACCGCTCCTTCATCGACCGGATGCTGGAGAGCACCGAGAGCGCCGAACTCGTCCGCACCATCGTGGCGATGGCGAAAAACCTCGGCCTACGCGTCGTCGCCGAGGGCATCGAGTCCCCCGCCCAGCTCGAACAGCTCCGTACCCTGCGTTGCGATTACGGCCAGGGCTACCTCCTCTCGCGCCCCCTCGCGCCGGAGACCGTCCTCGCCTTCCTCCGGCGCGAGGGGCAGGGGTCGGAGGAGGGGCTGGTGCTGACGGTGAGGGAGGGGACGTAA
- a CDS encoding carbon-nitrogen hydrolase family protein has product MSVLRVAAAAYPVDFHADWAAYEAKVTAWVADAAGRGGRLLVFPEYAALELISLLPPDLHHDLNGMRPALQAFLPEFVALHSQLSRQHGVTIIAGSYPVAQGEGFVNRALVFGPDGSHHHQDKLMMTRFEAEEWFIDPGAGVRVFELPLEGGEALRFGVAICYDSEFPALARVLAEGGAELLVVPSFTSARSGFTRVRVGSMARALENQMYAVHAPLIADANWTYAVEQASGRAAVYAPADLDLPEDGIAAEGEWNTPGWLVTDLDLGLTRRVRENGHVLNWRDRHAAQERPTAAEVVPLAAPTRV; this is encoded by the coding sequence ATGAGTGTTCTGCGTGTGGCGGCGGCGGCGTACCCGGTGGACTTCCACGCGGATTGGGCGGCCTACGAGGCGAAGGTGACGGCCTGGGTCGCGGACGCGGCGGGGCGGGGGGGGCGGCTGCTCGTCTTTCCCGAGTACGCCGCGCTGGAACTCATCAGCCTCCTGCCGCCCGACCTCCACCACGACCTGAACGGGATGCGGCCCGCCCTGCAAGCCTTCCTGCCGGAGTTCGTGGCGCTGCACTCGCAGCTCTCCCGGCAACACGGGGTTACGATCATCGCTGGGAGCTACCCCGTTGCCCAGGGGGAGGGCTTCGTCAACCGTGCCCTCGTCTTCGGCCCGGACGGCTCGCACCACCATCAGGACAAGCTGATGATGACCCGCTTCGAGGCGGAGGAGTGGTTCATTGACCCCGGCGCGGGCGTGCGCGTCTTCGAGCTGCCCCTGGAGGGCGGAGAGGCCCTGCGCTTCGGCGTCGCCATCTGCTACGACAGCGAATTCCCGGCGCTGGCGCGCGTGCTGGCCGAGGGCGGGGCGGAACTCCTCGTCGTGCCGTCCTTCACGTCGGCCCGGTCGGGCTTCACGCGGGTGCGGGTGGGGAGCATGGCCCGCGCCCTCGAAAACCAGATGTACGCCGTCCACGCCCCCCTGATCGCCGACGCGAACTGGACCTATGCCGTGGAGCAGGCCAGCGGGAGGGCCGCCGTGTACGCTCCCGCCGACCTCGACCTGCCGGAAGACGGAATTGCGGCGGAGGGGGAGTGGAACACGCCGGGCTGGCTCGTCACCGATCTCGACCTCGGCCTCACCCGCCGCGTGCGCGAGAACGGCCACGTCCTGAACTGGCGCGACCGCCACGCCGCGCAGGAGCGCCCCACCGCCGCCGAGGTCGTCCCCCTCGCCGCCCCCACCCGTGTCTGA
- a CDS encoding DNA polymerase III, producing MTLPPAALLHGPLLEQTGVFGGNALLLTGPARVGKREVARAVAAQHNCSGTRGMYGEACGACPSCRAFAAGAHPDLLLVEPRTTTATGKAARRRLIPIGAILAGRDSGREYETHVFEFLEVRPTFRRRVVIVDGAEHLGPEAANALLKLVEEPPHGALFVFLAEDVRAVIPTIVSRSARLSVTPAPDRAIERGLTLNGEAPDPELVAFAAGRAGVLADREAVRAALADAAEFTDALGVGMFSALEAAGRLEKRWDAAWHPEALRFVWRTQSAHARARADTALEALQSALEAYANPALSFQVFALALREALG from the coding sequence ATGACCCTTCCCCCCGCCGCCCTCCTCCACGGCCCGCTCCTCGAACAGACGGGCGTTTTTGGCGGCAATGCCCTCCTTCTCACCGGCCCGGCCCGCGTGGGCAAGCGGGAGGTGGCGCGGGCGGTCGCGGCGCAGCACAACTGCTCGGGTACGCGCGGGATGTACGGCGAGGCGTGCGGGGCGTGTCCGTCGTGCCGGGCCTTCGCGGCGGGGGCACACCCCGACCTCCTGCTCGTGGAGCCGCGCACGACGACGGCGACGGGCAAGGCGGCGCGGCGGCGGCTCATCCCCATCGGCGCGATCCTGGCGGGGCGGGACTCCGGGCGCGAGTACGAGACGCACGTGTTCGAGTTTCTGGAGGTGCGGCCCACCTTCCGGCGACGGGTGGTCATCGTGGACGGGGCCGAGCACCTGGGGCCGGAGGCGGCGAACGCCCTGCTCAAGCTCGTGGAGGAGCCGCCGCACGGGGCGCTGTTCGTCTTCCTCGCCGAGGACGTGCGGGCCGTCATCCCGACCATCGTGAGCCGGAGCGCCCGCTTGAGCGTCACGCCCGCCCCAGACCGGGCCATCGAGCGCGGTCTCACCCTGAACGGCGAGGCCCCGGACCCCGAACTCGTCGCCTTCGCCGCCGGACGCGCCGGGGTGCTGGCCGACCGGGAGGCAGTGCGCGCGGCCCTCGCGGACGCTGCCGAGTTCACGGACGCCCTCGGCGTGGGGATGTTCTCTGCGCTCGAAGCCGCCGGGCGGCTGGAGAAACGCTGGGACGCGGCGTGGCACCCGGAGGCGCTCCGCTTCGTCTGGCGCACCCAGTCTGCCCACGCGCGGGCACGGGCGGACACGGCGTTGGAGGCGTTGCAGTCGGCGCTGGAGGCCTACGCGAACCCCGCCCTGAGCTTTCAGGTCTTCGCGCTGGCACTGCGGGAGGCGCTGGGGTGA
- a CDS encoding metalloenzyme domain protein encodes MDPTGAGLTGLVWLALDGVGHPDDAPPDSVWDQALPALRPLVEAGHALDATLGVPGLPQSGTGQACWLTGRDAVRVMGEHFGPHPGPTLQRLLREEALPVRLVRAGGRAALANHYPPGYFAAQARRPRSGCFPFAFVAAGTPLNPPDVPPVPATLGLNYADPWPEMLPPDGLTRLGERLARAADRYDLLACDLWFGDFLGHQGRTPVSPDVRRAGQAYLARVDALLAGLLGAGARVVLTSDHGNLENLGVKAHTLARVPLAGSGVELGAVHPPDIVSGGRMIAGWFGLGGENGGG; translated from the coding sequence GTGGACCCCACAGGAGCGGGCCTGACCGGACTCGTCTGGCTTGCCCTGGACGGTGTGGGCCACCCGGACGACGCGCCGCCCGACTCGGTGTGGGATCAAGCCCTCCCCGCCTTGCGTCCGCTCGTGGAGGCGGGGCACGCGCTGGACGCCACGCTCGGCGTGCCGGGCCTCCCGCAGTCCGGCACCGGGCAGGCGTGCTGGCTGACGGGTCGGGACGCGGTGCGCGTGATGGGCGAACATTTCGGGCCGCATCCGGGGCCGACGCTCCAACGCCTGCTGCGGGAGGAGGCGCTGCCGGTGAGGCTCGTGCGGGCGGGGGGGCGGGCGGCGCTGGCGAACCACTATCCGCCCGGCTACTTCGCGGCGCAGGCCAGGCGGCCCCGGTCCGGCTGCTTCCCCTTCGCGTTCGTGGCGGCGGGCACGCCCCTCAACCCGCCCGACGTGCCGCCCGTGCCTGCGACGCTCGGCCTCAACTACGCGGACCCCTGGCCGGAGATGCTGCCGCCGGACGGGTTGACCCGCCTGGGCGAACGCCTCGCGCGGGCGGCAGACCGGTACGACCTCCTCGCCTGCGACCTGTGGTTTGGGGATTTCCTGGGGCATCAGGGCCGCACCCCCGTTTCCCCGGACGTGCGGCGGGCCGGGCAGGCCTACCTCGCGCGGGTGGACGCCCTCCTCGCCGGGCTGCTGGGGGCGGGCGCGCGGGTCGTCCTCACGAGCGACCACGGCAATCTGGAGAACCTGGGGGTCAAGGCCCACACCCTCGCCCGCGTCCCCCTCGCCGGGTCGGGTGTGGAACTGGGAGCCGTCCATCCTCCCGACATCGTGAGCGGTGGGCGAATGATCGCCGGATGGTTCGGCCTGGGGGGTGAGAACGGCGGGGGTTGA
- a CDS encoding metallophosphoesterase family protein — MRLLLLSDIHANQAALEAVLHDAAARRYDRIVHLGDAVGYGPHPAEVLRTLRDLNVVGVTGNHDAMLLDYADGRRTARESVVSIALRWQLERLSSDDLALVRGWPDGVDDPEVGARYRHGSPASRDEYIDSVTAAREAFAGWEGRLAFVGHTHIPGVYATLNAPVGEWIKFQGFPEGGSYLVPPGARVILNPGSVGQPRDGNPRASYGVFDTGRGAFEVFRVAYDVERTQEAALEAGLPQVLAARLAIGK; from the coding sequence GTGCGGCTCCTGCTGCTGTCCGACATCCACGCGAATCAGGCCGCCCTGGAGGCGGTCCTCCATGACGCCGCCGCCCGCCGCTACGACCGCATCGTTCACCTCGGCGACGCCGTGGGCTACGGTCCCCACCCCGCCGAGGTGCTGCGGACCCTGCGCGACCTGAACGTGGTGGGCGTAACGGGCAACCACGACGCGATGCTCCTCGACTACGCGGACGGGCGGCGGACGGCGCGGGAGAGCGTGGTGTCCATCGCCCTGCGCTGGCAGCTCGAGCGCCTGTCTTCCGACGACCTCGCCCTCGTGCGGGGCTGGCCCGATGGCGTGGACGACCCGGAGGTGGGTGCCCGCTACCGCCACGGCTCGCCCGCCAGCCGCGACGAGTACATCGACTCGGTGACGGCGGCGCGCGAGGCCTTCGCCGGGTGGGAGGGCCGCCTCGCCTTCGTGGGACACACGCACATCCCCGGCGTGTACGCCACCCTCAACGCCCCGGTGGGCGAGTGGATCAAGTTCCAGGGCTTCCCGGAGGGCGGCAGCTACCTCGTCCCGCCCGGTGCCCGCGTCATCCTCAACCCCGGCAGCGTCGGCCAGCCCCGCGACGGCAACCCGCGCGCGAGCTACGGCGTGTTCGACACGGGGCGCGGGGCTTTCGAGGTCTTCCGCGTCGCCTACGACGTGGAACGCACCCAGGAGGCGGCGCTGGAGGCGGGTCTGCCGCAGGTGCTCGCGGCGCGGCTGGCGATTGGGAAATGA
- the cobT gene encoding nicotinate-nucleotide--dimethylbenzimidazole phosphoribosyltransferase yields MSLPPALAPLVAAVQPADPAAMEAARARQSQLTKPAGALGDLEDLAVRLAGVFGTEKPHPRGVAVIVAAGDHGVATGGVSAYPPEVTPAMVANFLADTPAGPGGAAVNAIARTVGARVYVMDAGVNADLPGHPALVRAAVRRGTRDLRRESAMTREETTALILAGAALARRAIEEGADLIVPGEMGIGNTTPAAAVTARLLGMDPAAVTGRGTGVDDATLERKVAAVREALAREGSDPADPLGVLADLGGYEIAAMLGVMLQAAALRRAVILDGFVEGAAALVGVALAPHLRDFLFPAGECAEVGHGPQLASLGLRPMFNLGLRLGEGTGGVLAAPLLLATAATLREMRTFAEAGVPGGS; encoded by the coding sequence ATGTCCCTCCCCCCCGCCCTCGCCCCCCTCGTCGCCGCCGTCCAACCCGCCGACCCCGCCGCGATGGAGGCGGCCCGCGCCCGGCAATCCCAGCTCACCAAGCCTGCCGGGGCGCTGGGCGATTTAGAGGACCTGGCGGTGCGGCTGGCCGGCGTGTTCGGGACCGAGAAGCCCCACCCGCGCGGCGTGGCAGTGATCGTCGCGGCGGGGGACCACGGGGTTGCGACGGGAGGTGTCAGCGCCTACCCACCGGAGGTCACGCCCGCGATGGTGGCGAACTTCCTCGCCGACACGCCCGCCGGACCGGGCGGGGCCGCCGTGAACGCCATCGCCCGGACGGTGGGGGCGCGCGTGTACGTGATGGACGCGGGCGTGAACGCCGACCTGCCGGGGCACCCCGCCCTCGTGCGCGCGGCGGTGCGGCGGGGCACCCGCGACCTGCGGCGTGAGTCGGCCATGACGCGGGAGGAGACGACGGCCCTCATCCTCGCGGGCGCGGCCCTCGCCCGGCGAGCCATTGAGGAGGGTGCCGACCTGATCGTTCCCGGCGAGATGGGCATCGGCAACACCACGCCCGCCGCCGCCGTGACGGCCCGCCTCCTCGGCATGGACCCGGCGGCGGTGACGGGCCGGGGGACGGGCGTGGACGACGCGACGCTGGAACGCAAGGTGGCGGCGGTGCGGGAGGCGCTGGCGCGGGAGGGGAGCGACCCCGCCGACCCCCTCGGCGTGCTGGCCGACCTCGGCGGCTACGAGATCGCGGCGATGCTCGGCGTGATGCTTCAGGCGGCGGCGCTCCGGCGGGCCGTCATCCTCGACGGTTTCGTGGAGGGCGCGGCGGCCCTCGTCGGGGTGGCGCTCGCCCCCCACCTGCGCGACTTCCTCTTCCCGGCGGGCGAGTGCGCGGAGGTCGGGCACGGCCCCCAACTCGCCTCTCTGGGGCTGAGGCCCATGTTCAACCTCGGCCTCCGGCTGGGCGAGGGCACGGGTGGGGTCCTCGCCGCGCCCCTGCTCCTCGCCACCGCCGCCACCCTGCGCGAGATGCGGACCTTCGCGGAGGCGGGGGTGCCGGGGGGGAGCTGA